In Triticum aestivum cultivar Chinese Spring chromosome 5B, IWGSC CS RefSeq v2.1, whole genome shotgun sequence, the following proteins share a genomic window:
- the LOC123113016 gene encoding bromodomain-containing protein 3, which yields MGKQQPPPRPAAMSAPPPARRKRKKKGRPSLLDLQKRSLRLQKLQEAPPPPPPPPPPQQRRPSTRRNPAPEDDSGDDDPRREKKLRLVVGLHDGSAKGEKRRTATDGREEPSDSGPTMPLPDKKLLVFILDRLQKKDTYGVFSEPVDDEELPDYRDIVKHPMDFSTVRKKLDKGAYANLEQFEDDVFLITSNAMSYNSPDTVYYRQARSIQEVAKKDFENLRQDSDASEPEPEPLPEPEPKPQRRRGRPPKNAVKQQVEQPPAERATANFSAAALAMAGNSGLYAHSGFDIQRRIADVLKASFANRSNEHNWSSERKLESIEDYSGSGSKWSGKMGKKPLPVEESRRTTYYQNQPSSSMYELPVATSYNGTRKVLVPIGAQLPQAYSRSLARFAAQLGPVGWEVASKRIEQVIPPGATFGRGWVGDGESPDSFQPPVPTSSPIPTPPPSSIAASSEQKTVDDPASAGHSTGPHADAVSHASANNAKRIDSQAVPSPQCGSLPQVPVEHSVELKSSHNVEERPTMHQTVNGFNAVPGSIMFAPTAQLVANRMQTHMAD from the exons ATGGgcaagcagcagccgccgccgcggccggcggCGATGTCGGCGCCTCCCCCGGCCCGGCGGAAGCGGAAGAAGAAGGGCCGGCCCTCCCTCCTCGACCTCCAGAAGCGCAGCCTCCGCCTGCAGAAGCTccaggaggcgcctccgccgccgcccccgcccccgcccccgcagcAGCGCCGCCCCTCCACGCGCCGCAACCCCGCCCCGGAGGACGACTCGGGCGACGACGACCCCCGCCGCGAGAagaagctccgcctcgtcgtcGGCCTCCACGACGGATCGGCCAAG GGAGAAAAGAGGAGGACAGCGACGGATGGGCGTGAAG AGCCGTCAGATTCCGGCCCCACGATGCCCCTGCCTGACAAAAAGTTATTGGTCTTCATCCTTGATAGGCTGCAGAA GAAGGACACATACGGCGTTTTCTCGGAGCCGGTTGATGATGAAGAG CTGCCCGACTACAGAGATATTGTCAAGCACCCCATGGATTTTTCGACAGTTAGAAAGAAGCTTGATAAAGGGGCATATGCTAACCTGGAGCAATTTGAG GACGATGTGTTTTTGATAACCTCGAATGCCATGTCCTACAATTCACCAGACACAGTATACTATCGACAG GCACGATCTATTCAAGAGGTTGCTAAGAAGGACTTTGAGAATCTTAGGCAAGATAGTGATGCCAGTGAACCAGAACCAGAACCATTACCAGAACCGGAACCAAAACCACAGCGTCGAAGGGGCAGGCCTCCAAAGAACGCTGTCAAGCAGCAAGTTGAGCAGCCACCAGCAGAACGTGCTACCGCAAACTTTTCTGCGGCAGCACTTGCTATGGCTGGAAATAGTGGACTTTATGCGCACTCAGGGTTTGATATACAGCGGAGAATTGCAGATGTACTGAAAGCTTCTTTTGCCAATAGAAGCAATGAACACAATTGGTCCAGTGAGCGCAAATTGGAAAGCATTGAAGATTATTCAG GGTCTGGGAGTAAATGGTCAGGAAAAATGGGGAAGAAGCCACTTCCGGTAGAAGAGAGTCGCCGAACTACATATTATCAGAATCAACCATCCAGTTCAATGTATGAGCTGCCAGTGGCAACCTCATACAACGGGACAAGGAAGGTTCTTGTACCA ATTGGTGCTCAGTTGCCACAGGCCTATTCCCGCAGTCTTGCACGTTTTGCTGCACAGCTTGGTCCTGTTGGTTGGGAAGTTGCATCGAAGCGAATTGAACAGGTCATTCCCCCTGGAGCAACATTTGGTCGTGGGTGGGTAGGAGATGGCGAATCACCAGACTCATTTCAGCCACCTGTACCGACTTCATCTCCGATACCAACACCACCACCAAGCAGCATAGCAGCATCGAGTGAGCAGAAAACTGTAGATGATCCTGCAAGCGCAGGCCATTCAACAGGGCCTCATGCAGATGCTGTGTCACATGCTTCTGCCAATAACGCTAAGAGGATCGATTCTCAGGCAGTACCAAGCCCGCAATGCGGATCATTGCCGCAGGTTCCAGTTGAACATTCCGTTGAGCTGAAGAGCAGCCATAATGTTGAGGAACGGCCCACCATGCACCAAACTGTGAATGGTTTTAATGCTGTGCCAG GGTCAATCATGTTTGCACCTACCGCCCAGCTGGTCGCGAACCGGATGCAGACGCATATGGCCGATTGA